In Clavibacter californiensis, the sequence CCGGCACGTCGCCGTCGCAGGCGATGTGCTTCTCGTCCCCTGACACCTCGACGAGGTGCTCGAAGAGCGCGGCGAACTCGCGGATGGTGAAGGTGAAGCGGTTGGCGCGGGGCACCGCGCGCACGACGGCGCTGCGGTGCTCGCGCGCCATGGTGAGCACCAGGTCGACGCCCTGGATGATCCCGGGCGTGAGGAACCTCGCCTGGTGCTCGCTCGGATCCCCGCCGTAGCGGACGGACAGCTCGGCCGCCTGCTCCGGCATGCGCTGCCCCTCGGCCGCGATCGTGCCGGCGCTGGAGAAGCGCACGACCGAGTCGGCCTCGGCGGCGTGGCCTCCGAAGATCGCCCGCACCCGGGCCCGGAGGACCTGCTCGGCGAGGGCGGAGCGGCAGATGTTGCCCGAGCAGACGAACAGGACGCGGAACGAGCCGTCGTCGACGCCCTCGATGGATGCGTCGCCGAGGGCCGCGCGTGCGGCCCTGCGGCTCGTGGGGGGGAGTTCCGACATGGAGGGGAGCTACGCCTTGATCTTCTCGATGGGCGCCTTGGTCTTCTGGCCGTCCTCGTCCTCCGTGTACCCGTACCCGTAGCCGTAGTGGCCGTAGCCGTACGCGTCCGGGCCCTTGGTCGGGAGCATGGTGATCACGAGGCCGAGCACGTCCGCGCCCACGTTGGTGAGGTTGGCGATGGCGCTCTTCAGCTGCGTGCGGTGCGTGCGGCCCGCCGCGACGACGACGATCGCGCCGCCGGCGTTCTTCGACAGGATCGCCGCGTCGGTGACGGGGAGCAGCGGCGGGGCGTCGATGAGCACCACGTCGTAGCGCGCCTCGAGGTCCTGCAGCAGGCGGGCCATGCCCTGCGAGCCGAGCAGCTCGGACGGGTTCGGCGGGATCTGGCCCGCGGGGAGGATCGAGAGCATGCCCGAGCCCCAGGGCTGGATGACGTCCTCGATCTCGGCGCGGCCGATGAGGATGTCGGTGAGGCCCACGGCGCCCTCGAGGCCCATGTAGGAGGCCAGGCGCGGACGGCGGAGGTCGGCGTCGATGAGGACGACCTTGATGCCAGAGTCGGCCAGCGCCAGCGCGAGGTTCGAGCTGGTGGTCGACTTGCCCTCGCCCTGGATGGAGGAGGTGATGACGAAGCTGCGCGAGCGGCCGCCGAACTCGAGGAACTGGAGGTTCGTGCGGAGGCTTCGGAAGGACTCGGCGCGGGGGCTCCGCGGGTCGTCCTGGACGATGAGGGGACGCTCGGTCGCCTTCGGGTCGTACGCGATGCCGCCGAGGATCGGCTTGGTCGTGACCAGCTCCACGTCGCGCTCGCCGCGGATGCGGTTGTCGAGCGTCTCGCGGAGGAGGCTGACGCCCACGCCGATGAGGAGGCCGATGAGCGCGCCCACGATGATGTTGACGGGCAGGTTCGGCGACGACGGCGACTCGGGGATCTCCGCCTGCTCGAGCTGCGTGATCTGCACCTGCGGCGTGCCCTCGATGGTCTCGGGCACGAGCGTGCCGACGACGGCCTTGAGGCTCTCGCCGATGGCGTCCGCGAGCGTCGCGGCGTCCTGGCGGGACTGGTCCTTGACCGTGATGTCGATGATCGTGGTGTCGAGCGGCGCGGAGGCGCGGACCGACTCGGCCAGCTCGCGCGACGTGACGTCGAGCCCGAACTGGTCGATGACGGGCTGGAGCACGGCGCGGGTCGTGACGACGTCCGCGTAGCTCTTCACCGCCTGGGTGATGAAGTTGTTGCCCTGCTGCAGGTCCTGCACGTTGGAGGAGCTGCTCTGGGCGACGTACATCTTGGTCGACGCCTCGTACTCGGGGGTCTGGAGGAGCGAGAACGCCGCCGCGGCGCCCACCCCGACCAAGAGCGTCAGGATGATGAGCACCGCGCCCCTACGCAGCATCCGAATGAAGTCACGGAGCGCCATAACTAAGAACCCTTCCCCAAAAAGCACACAGGCGCGGAGTGTCCGCATACGTGGGATATCCACAGCCTCGGCTGTCTATCATCACACAGCTCAGGAGTGGTGCTAGCAGCCCGGGACGCCCCCGTCCGGGGCATGGTAGGCCCCGTGACGCCCTGTTAGGGTCGCTCAGACAGCAGTGCTGCACGGCGGTACACGAGTGAGTAGGGACCTGGGCCATGAGCTCGCAGACATTTCGCCGGGGCACGCCCGCGCTCCCGGATCCTTCGGAGCTCCGCTCCGCACCGGACGACAAGAACCCACCATCTGAGGGGGATTCGCCGACTGTGAACCGCGGCTTCCGCCCGGACGTCGAGGGCCTGCGCGCCCTCGCGGTGGTCGCCGTCATCGTCGACCACCTCTTCGACTGGCCCTCCGGCGGCTTCGTGGGCGTCGACGTCTTCTTCGTCATCAGCGGCTTCCTCATCACGGGCCTGCTGCTCAAGGAGTACGAGCGCACCAAGACGATCTCGTTCCTCGACTTCTACAAGCGCCGCGTCCGCCGCATCATGCCGGCCGCGCTGCTCGTGCTCGTGGTCTCGACGGCGGCATCGTTCCTCGTCTTCAACGTGGTGCGCGCCCAGGCCAGCCTGTGGGACGCGATCTGGTCGGCCCTCTTCGTCTCCAACTGGCACTTCGCGAGCGCCGGCACCGACTACTTCGCGTCCGACGGCCCCATCTCGCCGTTCCGCCACTACTGGTCGCTCTCGGTCGAGGAGCAGTTCTACCTCGTCTGGCCCGTGCTGATCTTCCTGGTGATCACGTTCGCCCGCCGCCGCACCCCCAAGAACCGGGTCAAGCGCGCGCGCGCCTCTTCACGCAGACGATCGGCATCACGGTCGGCGTCCTCATCGTCGCGTCGCTCGCATGGGGCTTCTACGAGACCTCGGCCCGCCCGACCGTCGCGTACTTCTCCACGTTCTCCCGCGCCTGGGAGCTCGGCATCGGCGCGCTCCTCGCGATCTTCGCCGCGCGGCTCGCCACGCTGCCCGCCGCGATCCGCCCGGCGCTCGGCTACGTCGGCCTCGCCGGGATCATCGCCTCCTTCTTCCTCGTCTCCGGCGACGACGCGTTCCCGGTGCCCTTCGGGCTGCTGCCGGTCGTCTCGACCGCGCTCGTCATCGCGTCGGGCATCGGCGGGGTCTCGAAGGCCATGGTGCCGATCACGAACCCGGTCACC encodes:
- a CDS encoding arsenate reductase/protein-tyrosine-phosphatase family protein; translated protein: MSELPPTSRRAARAALGDASIEGVDDGSFRVLFVCSGNICRSALAEQVLRARVRAIFGGHAAEADSVVRFSSAGTIAAEGQRMPEQAAELSVRYGGDPSEHQARFLTPGIIQGVDLVLTMAREHRSAVVRAVPRANRFTFTIREFAALFEHLVEVSGDEKHIACDGDVPEQLRALIPLVAAQRGVTLPPAQEDDYDVVDPYRRSQATYDASGEQAGGAIESILESVRAVTRTDAPRIRG
- a CDS encoding polysaccharide biosynthesis tyrosine autokinase, with product MRTLRACVLFGEGFLVMALRDFIRMLRRGAVLIILTLLVGVGAAAAFSLLQTPEYEASTKMYVAQSSSSNVQDLQQGNNFITQAVKSYADVVTTRAVLQPVIDQFGLDVTSRELAESVRASAPLDTTIIDITVKDQSRQDAATLADAIGESLKAVVGTLVPETIEGTPQVQITQLEQAEIPESPSSPNLPVNIIVGALIGLLIGVGVSLLRETLDNRIRGERDVELVTTKPILGGIAYDPKATERPLIVQDDPRSPRAESFRSLRTNLQFLEFGGRSRSFVITSSIQGEGKSTTSSNLALALADSGIKVVLIDADLRRPRLASYMGLEGAVGLTDILIGRAEIEDVIQPWGSGMLSILPAGQIPPNPSELLGSQGMARLLQDLEARYDVVLIDAPPLLPVTDAAILSKNAGGAIVVVAAGRTHRTQLKSAIANLTNVGADVLGLVITMLPTKGPDAYGYGHYGYGYGYTEDEDGQKTKAPIEKIKA